A part of Geothrix oryzae genomic DNA contains:
- a CDS encoding gamma carbonic anhydrase family protein codes for MIRPFQGMVPKLGARVFVPDSALVLGDVTLGDDASIWFNCVLRGDVNWIRVGARTNIQDGCCLHVTNGKWPLLIEDEVSIAHHVMLHGCTIRKGALIGMSTTIMDGAEIGEGCLVAAGSLVREGFQAPPHSLVAGWPAEVKGPLSEKQRGLVASVWTRYVRYKEAYFADGWPLAEAPVVEAPQPGFAEGHPFP; via the coding sequence ATGATCCGCCCCTTCCAAGGCATGGTCCCCAAGCTCGGTGCCCGCGTGTTCGTGCCGGACAGCGCCCTGGTGCTGGGCGATGTCACCCTCGGCGATGACGCCAGCATCTGGTTCAACTGCGTCCTCCGCGGCGATGTGAACTGGATCCGCGTCGGGGCCCGCACCAACATCCAGGATGGCTGCTGCCTCCATGTCACCAATGGGAAGTGGCCGCTGCTCATCGAGGACGAGGTCAGCATCGCCCACCATGTGATGCTCCACGGCTGCACCATCCGCAAGGGCGCCCTCATCGGCATGAGCACCACGATCATGGATGGTGCCGAGATCGGGGAGGGTTGCCTCGTGGCCGCGGGGAGCCTGGTGCGCGAAGGCTTCCAGGCCCCGCCCCACAGCCTCGTGGCGGGCTGGCCCGCAGAGGTGAAGGGCCCCCTCAGCGAGAAGCAGCGCGGCCTCGTGGCCAGCGTCTGGACCCGCTATGTGCGGTACAAGGAGGCCTACTTCGCCGATGGCTGGCCCCTCGCGGAGGCCCCGGTGGTGGAAGCCCCGCAGCCTGGTTTCGCCGAGGGGCACCCCTTTCCCTGA
- a CDS encoding YeiH family protein encodes MSPSAPASWIAKPLLGKSLLIFGALLALAPFTPAAAALVGGAVLALTVGNPLQGPTRTWTHRLLPLAVVGLGADMNLRAVAKAGLHGLGYTALSLALVLALGLWLARRLKVDAEAGLLISVGTAICGGSAIAAVAPVIRAREQAISVALATVFLLNAAALVIFPPLGHAAGLSQDAFGLWSALAIHDTSSVVGAGLVYGPRALEVATTVKLARALWIVPLTLGIGWFLARRQPAAPDAPPVKKPWFIAGFLAMAALVTFVPILHAPGHLIAVAARRVLVLTLFLIGAGLSREAVRSVGLRPFLQGLLLWLIVGSLGLGAVKLGWLTVG; translated from the coding sequence ATGAGTCCGTCCGCGCCCGCCTCCTGGATCGCCAAGCCCCTGCTGGGCAAGTCCCTGCTGATCTTCGGTGCCCTCCTTGCCCTGGCCCCCTTCACACCCGCCGCCGCGGCCCTGGTGGGTGGCGCGGTGCTGGCGCTGACCGTGGGCAACCCCCTGCAGGGACCCACGCGCACCTGGACGCACCGCCTGCTCCCCCTGGCCGTCGTGGGCCTGGGCGCGGACATGAACCTGCGGGCGGTGGCGAAGGCGGGCCTGCACGGCCTGGGCTACACGGCGCTCAGCCTTGCGCTGGTCCTCGCCCTGGGCCTCTGGCTGGCCCGCCGCCTGAAGGTGGACGCCGAGGCCGGCCTGCTGATCTCCGTGGGCACGGCCATCTGCGGCGGCAGCGCCATCGCGGCCGTGGCGCCCGTGATCCGGGCCCGGGAGCAGGCCATCTCGGTGGCCCTGGCCACGGTGTTCCTCCTCAACGCCGCCGCCCTGGTGATCTTCCCGCCCCTCGGGCACGCCGCGGGCCTGAGCCAGGATGCTTTCGGCCTCTGGTCGGCCCTGGCCATCCACGACACCAGCTCGGTGGTGGGCGCGGGGCTGGTCTATGGGCCCCGGGCCCTGGAAGTGGCCACCACCGTGAAGCTGGCCCGGGCCCTGTGGATCGTGCCGCTCACCCTGGGCATCGGCTGGTTTCTCGCGCGGCGGCAACCGGCCGCCCCCGACGCGCCCCCCGTCAAGAAACCCTGGTTCATCGCCGGCTTCCTGGCCATGGCCGCCCTCGTGACCTTCGTGCCGATCCTGCACGCGCCCGGCCACCTCATCGCCGTGGCCGCCCGCCGCGTGCTGGTGCTGACGCTCTTCCTCATCGGCGCCGGACTCAGCCGGGAAGCCGTCCGCAGCGTGGGTCTGCGCCCCTTCCTCCAGGGGCTGCTGCTGTGGCTCATCGTAGGATCGCTGGGCCTCGGGGCCGTGAAGCTGGGGTGGCTGACGGTGGGGTAG
- a CDS encoding pyridoxal phosphate-dependent aminotransferase: MTDQLIPTRRAFPADDPIFALNAEALARQAAGESILNATVGALLDEAGQLVVLESVMDLWRELTALEVAPYAPIAGDPAFLKALVQRHWPLLDAAGAACATPGGSGALALSLRNFLEPGQTLLTTAPFWGPYATLASENGMHLATAPWPKVGEPLDAAAWAARLGKLMQAQGRILLWLNDPCHNPTGRSLSAADRARLADLLRELSTRGPVTLLLDFAYLDYTREPEAVAAALKDYAALGAEGRVLVGASMSLSKAMTLYGARGGALAFPWCGDPALQAALTQSCRGTWSNCARAPQALMLRFARDGKAQARLAAEHRHWSEVLAARASALDAALGAEGLEALHWQGGFFVMAPAADPDAACERLKGEGVFTVPLPEGLRVGLCGLRAAEAPRFAQALRKVAIR, from the coding sequence ATGACCGACCAGCTCATCCCCACCCGGCGCGCCTTTCCGGCGGACGATCCCATCTTCGCCCTGAACGCGGAGGCCCTGGCCCGGCAGGCGGCGGGTGAGTCGATCCTCAACGCCACCGTGGGCGCCCTGCTGGACGAGGCCGGCCAGCTGGTGGTGCTGGAGTCCGTCATGGACCTCTGGCGCGAGCTGACCGCCCTGGAGGTGGCGCCCTACGCGCCCATCGCGGGCGACCCCGCCTTCCTGAAGGCCCTGGTGCAGCGCCACTGGCCGCTCCTGGATGCCGCGGGCGCCGCGTGCGCCACCCCCGGCGGCAGCGGCGCGCTCGCCCTGTCGCTGCGGAATTTCCTGGAGCCGGGCCAGACCCTGCTCACCACCGCGCCCTTCTGGGGGCCCTACGCCACCCTGGCTTCGGAAAACGGCATGCACCTGGCCACCGCACCCTGGCCCAAGGTGGGAGAACCGCTGGACGCGGCGGCCTGGGCGGCGAGGCTCGGGAAACTGATGCAGGCCCAGGGCCGCATCCTGCTCTGGCTCAACGACCCCTGCCACAACCCCACGGGGCGGAGCCTCTCGGCCGCGGACCGGGCGAGGCTGGCGGACCTCCTTCGCGAGCTCTCGACCCGCGGCCCCGTCACGCTGCTCCTGGATTTCGCCTACCTGGACTACACCCGGGAGCCTGAGGCCGTGGCGGCCGCGCTGAAGGACTACGCGGCCCTGGGGGCCGAAGGCCGCGTGCTGGTGGGGGCCTCGATGTCCCTGTCGAAGGCCATGACACTGTATGGCGCCCGCGGGGGCGCCCTGGCCTTCCCCTGGTGCGGGGACCCGGCCCTGCAGGCGGCGCTGACGCAGTCCTGCAGGGGAACCTGGTCCAACTGCGCCCGGGCGCCCCAGGCCCTCATGCTCCGCTTCGCGAGGGACGGCAAGGCCCAGGCGCGGCTCGCCGCCGAGCATCGCCACTGGTCCGAGGTGCTGGCGGCCCGGGCCTCGGCCCTGGATGCGGCCCTGGGGGCCGAAGGCCTGGAGGCCCTCCACTGGCAGGGCGGGTTCTTCGTCATGGCGCCTGCGGCGGATCCCGACGCCGCCTGCGAACGACTGAAAGGCGAGGGCGTGTTCACGGTGCCCCTGCCCGAGGGACTGCGGGTGGGCCTCTGCGGCTTGCGGGCCGCCGAGGCGCCCCGGTTCGCGCAGGCCCTGCGAAAGGTGGCCATCCGTTGA
- the efp gene encoding elongation factor P — MPLILATQVRAGMIVNFENELCRVISVEHQTPGNLPARVQVKMKRLKDGINRENRFGSSDKVDKASLEQHLLEYLYDDGNHLVFMNNETYEQLEVSKDILGDDMVFLEPNMQVEIEFYEGQAMGATLPPSVVLEIVETDPVMKNANATGSYKPAKLDNGITVGVPPYMEAGQKIRVNTVDRTFMERVK; from the coding sequence ATGCCTCTGATCCTCGCCACCCAGGTCCGCGCCGGGATGATCGTCAACTTCGAGAACGAGCTCTGCCGCGTCATCAGCGTCGAGCACCAGACCCCCGGCAACCTGCCGGCCCGGGTCCAGGTGAAGATGAAGCGCCTCAAGGACGGCATCAACCGGGAGAACCGTTTCGGCAGCTCCGACAAGGTGGACAAGGCCAGCCTCGAGCAGCACCTGCTGGAATACCTCTACGACGACGGCAACCACCTCGTCTTCATGAACAACGAGACCTACGAGCAGCTCGAGGTCAGCAAGGACATCCTCGGCGACGACATGGTCTTCCTCGAGCCCAACATGCAGGTGGAGATCGAGTTCTACGAGGGCCAGGCCATGGGCGCCACCCTGCCCCCCAGCGTGGTGCTGGAGATCGTGGAGACCGATCCCGTCATGAAGAACGCCAACGCCACGGGCTCCTACAAGCCGGCCAAGCTGGACAACGGCATCACCGTGGGCGTGCCCCCCTACATGGAGGCGGGGCAAAAGATCCGCGTGAACACGGTCGACCGCACCTTCATGGAGCGGGTGAAGTAG
- a CDS encoding Crp/Fnr family transcriptional regulator, protein MPQAVLNLRRIEFLAGLPMNAAEELASIAELRRFPDGARVYTQGDQVQGVFVVVKGGLKVFRTDGRGRVQVLQFLKVGDCVGEVPVFDGASIASSAESHGETECWLIPAAPLRQIVHRHPEVAEMLIQHFAAKVRHLVTLVETLSLHSVPERVAQLLLEAHESNPMRSIVEFQETQEDLAQCIGASREAFSRALRLLTDLGLIQSTFPVVRILDLSKLQRYAKG, encoded by the coding sequence ATGCCTCAAGCAGTCCTCAACCTGAGAAGGATCGAGTTCCTGGCTGGGCTGCCGATGAATGCGGCCGAGGAACTGGCCAGCATCGCCGAATTGCGCAGGTTCCCTGACGGAGCCCGGGTGTACACCCAGGGGGACCAGGTCCAGGGCGTATTCGTGGTGGTGAAGGGTGGCCTCAAGGTCTTCCGCACGGATGGCCGGGGCCGGGTCCAGGTGCTTCAGTTCCTGAAGGTGGGGGATTGCGTGGGGGAAGTGCCCGTGTTCGACGGCGCCTCCATCGCCTCCAGCGCCGAGTCCCACGGCGAGACGGAGTGCTGGCTGATTCCCGCCGCGCCCCTGCGCCAGATCGTCCATCGGCATCCCGAGGTCGCCGAGATGCTCATCCAGCACTTCGCCGCCAAGGTGCGCCACCTGGTGACCCTGGTGGAGACCCTCAGCCTGCACAGCGTGCCCGAGCGCGTGGCCCAGCTCCTGCTGGAGGCCCATGAATCCAACCCCATGCGGTCCATCGTGGAGTTCCAGGAGACCCAGGAGGACCTGGCCCAGTGCATCGGCGCCAGCCGCGAGGCCTTCAGCCGCGCCCTGCGTCTCTTGACCGACCTGGGTCTCATCCAGAGCACCTTCCCCGTGGTGCGCATCCTGGATCTGAGCAAGCTCCAGCGCTACGCCAAGGGCTGA
- a CDS encoding molybdopterin molybdotransferase MoeA, translating to MAMSCDHPDLLPLDEALTRLWAALPAPPVLELRADRDDPASDLAAMDGVALRAAEGLAPRRLLGTLYAGDDPAAFTVTPGTAVRIMTGAALPPGADAILPVEQLREAEGLIHPLEVPRPGDHTRARGEQARAGDLLLSAERPFSAVRVALQAWVGQPVPPLGRIRVAVASTGDELVAHPRPHQIRDSNGPMLAALAHTLGAEVERRPSLPDDPAALGRALRNAGGARILLTSGGVSMGEHDHLPSVLKDLGATILFHKIRLKPGKPMLAAQLDDLLVLALPGNPVSAYLNALIFLPVALARLEGRAMPDAWHWGRLTAAVKTKGDRPFMVPCRRTGSQLHPLAGKGSADLVTLAQADAFAWVDPGGREPGAEVRYLTIV from the coding sequence ATGGCCATGAGTTGCGATCACCCTGACCTGCTGCCCCTGGACGAGGCCCTGACCCGGCTGTGGGCGGCGCTTCCGGCCCCGCCCGTCCTGGAACTGCGGGCGGACCGGGACGACCCGGCCTCGGACCTCGCCGCCATGGATGGCGTGGCCCTGCGGGCGGCGGAGGGTCTGGCGCCGCGGCGCCTGCTGGGCACGCTCTACGCCGGAGATGACCCGGCGGCCTTCACGGTGACGCCCGGCACGGCCGTGCGCATCATGACCGGCGCGGCCCTTCCCCCCGGAGCCGATGCCATCCTGCCGGTGGAGCAGCTGCGCGAAGCGGAAGGCCTCATCCATCCGCTGGAGGTACCTCGGCCCGGCGACCACACGCGCGCCCGGGGCGAACAGGCCCGGGCCGGAGACCTGCTGCTGTCCGCGGAGCGCCCCTTCAGTGCCGTCCGCGTGGCCCTGCAGGCCTGGGTGGGCCAGCCTGTGCCGCCGCTTGGGCGCATCCGCGTGGCCGTGGCCTCCACCGGGGACGAGCTGGTGGCCCACCCCCGGCCCCACCAGATCCGCGACTCCAACGGCCCCATGCTGGCGGCTCTGGCCCACACCCTGGGCGCCGAGGTCGAGCGCCGGCCTTCGCTTCCGGATGATCCCGCGGCCCTGGGCCGGGCCCTGCGGAATGCCGGCGGCGCCCGCATCCTGCTGACCTCCGGTGGCGTGAGCATGGGCGAGCACGATCACCTGCCTTCGGTGCTGAAGGACCTGGGCGCCACCATCCTCTTCCACAAGATCCGCCTCAAGCCCGGCAAGCCCATGCTGGCCGCCCAGCTGGACGACCTGCTGGTGCTCGCCCTCCCGGGCAACCCCGTGTCGGCCTACCTGAACGCCCTCATCTTCCTGCCCGTGGCCCTCGCCCGCCTCGAGGGCCGGGCCATGCCCGACGCCTGGCACTGGGGCCGCCTGACGGCCGCCGTGAAGACCAAGGGCGACCGGCCCTTCATGGTTCCGTGCCGCCGTACCGGCAGCCAGCTCCACCCCTTGGCCGGCAAGGGCTCCGCCGACTTGGTCACCCTCGCCCAGGCGGATGCCTTCGCCTGGGTCGATCCCGGCGGCCGGGAGCCGGGCGCCGAGGTCCGCTACCTCACGATCGTGTAG
- a CDS encoding HPP family protein, whose translation MTPDRRPLDLLEPAITRGLVARFRLTTLLGHFPERQLWAAFMFINGLVSIGLLAGLAMLTHTPMVFPSLGPTAFLFFFTPTLPTASPRNTIYGHIIGIACGYGALWLMGLHHAPPAMVMGVDLARIGAAALSLAATGALMILFRAAHPPAGATTLIISLGIITRPQHLAIMLLAVALLTVQAIVLNRLAGIDYPLWAKRAPAP comes from the coding sequence ATGACCCCCGACCGCCGCCCCCTGGACCTGCTGGAGCCCGCGATCACCCGCGGTCTGGTGGCGAGGTTCCGCCTCACCACCCTCTTAGGGCATTTCCCCGAGCGCCAGCTCTGGGCCGCCTTCATGTTCATCAACGGCCTCGTCAGCATCGGCCTGCTGGCCGGGCTCGCCATGCTCACGCACACGCCCATGGTGTTCCCCTCCCTGGGACCCACGGCCTTCCTCTTCTTCTTCACTCCGACGCTCCCCACGGCCAGCCCCCGGAACACCATCTACGGCCACATCATCGGCATCGCCTGCGGCTATGGGGCCCTCTGGCTCATGGGCCTGCACCATGCACCGCCCGCCATGGTCATGGGTGTCGACCTGGCGCGCATTGGGGCTGCAGCCCTGTCCCTGGCGGCCACCGGTGCCCTGATGATCCTGTTCCGGGCCGCCCATCCACCTGCCGGGGCCACCACCCTGATCATCTCGCTGGGCATCATCACCAGACCCCAGCACCTGGCCATCATGCTGCTGGCCGTAGCGCTGCTCACGGTCCAAGCCATCGTCCTCAACCGCCTGGCGGGGATTGATTATCCGCTCTGGGCCAAACGGGCGCCGGCCCCCTAA
- a CDS encoding QcrA and Rieske domain-containing protein: MTWWRRAFPLELAEESHFSRREFARFLAVVSAGFTAGIGYLWLRKKPLEGASDPEPDHHETPVALGLATDLQPGQSRLFKFRDAQDACILLRTPKGELKAYRQTCTHLGCAVRFRDERLECPCHEGFFEVDRGLPIQGPPTRPLAGIALEVRADGSLWAVSELPKPTDLGRRASTCPREARSEVPS, from the coding sequence ATGACCTGGTGGCGCCGCGCCTTTCCCCTGGAGCTCGCCGAGGAGAGCCACTTCTCCCGCCGCGAGTTCGCCCGCTTCCTGGCCGTGGTGAGCGCCGGCTTCACCGCCGGCATCGGCTACCTGTGGCTGCGGAAGAAGCCCCTGGAGGGGGCCTCCGATCCGGAGCCCGACCATCATGAGACGCCCGTGGCCCTGGGCCTGGCCACGGATCTGCAGCCCGGCCAGAGCCGTCTCTTCAAGTTCCGCGACGCGCAGGATGCCTGCATCCTGCTGCGCACCCCCAAGGGGGAGCTGAAGGCCTATCGCCAGACCTGCACCCACCTGGGCTGCGCCGTGCGATTCCGAGACGAACGGCTGGAGTGCCCCTGCCACGAAGGGTTCTTCGAGGTGGACCGCGGCCTTCCGATCCAGGGCCCTCCGACGCGTCCCTTGGCGGGTATCGCCCTGGAAGTGCGCGCCGACGGCAGCCTCTGGGCCGTTAGCGAACTGCCCAAACCGACCGACCTCGGCCGGAGGGCCTCCACCTGTCCCCGGGAAGCCCGAAGCGAGGTGCCGTCATGA
- a CDS encoding 4Fe-4S dicluster domain-containing protein: MVPQDYGFFIDPQRCIGCRSCVGACAECGTHRGRSMIHLDEMDRFDSPQTVPTVCMHCEDPICAQVCPSDAIKRSEDGVVHAAQKPRCIGCQNCELSCPFGVPLVFSGLEQMLKCDLCYDRTSVGHKPMCATVCPSQALLFVRKDEVTNLRHNKPLRDFLIGSVRVKTKNAIMVPDPETPLHLDAALLIDGGL, encoded by the coding sequence ATGGTGCCTCAGGACTACGGCTTTTTTATTGATCCCCAGCGCTGCATCGGCTGCCGCTCCTGCGTGGGCGCCTGCGCCGAGTGCGGCACCCACCGCGGCCGATCCATGATCCACCTCGACGAGATGGACCGCTTCGACAGCCCCCAGACGGTGCCCACGGTCTGCATGCACTGCGAAGATCCCATCTGCGCCCAGGTCTGTCCTTCCGATGCCATCAAGCGCAGCGAGGACGGCGTCGTGCACGCGGCCCAGAAACCCCGGTGCATCGGCTGCCAGAACTGCGAACTGAGCTGCCCCTTCGGCGTGCCGCTCGTGTTCTCCGGCCTCGAGCAGATGCTCAAGTGCGACCTCTGCTACGACCGCACCTCCGTGGGCCACAAGCCCATGTGCGCCACTGTGTGCCCCAGCCAGGCCCTGCTCTTCGTCCGCAAGGACGAGGTGACCAACCTGCGCCACAACAAGCCCCTGCGCGATTTCCTCATCGGCAGTGTGCGGGTGAAGACCAAGAACGCCATCATGGTGCCCGATCCGGAAACGCCCCTGCACCTGGACGCGGCTTTGCTTATCGACGGAGGCCTCTGA